From a region of the Euwallacea similis isolate ESF13 chromosome 19, ESF131.1, whole genome shotgun sequence genome:
- the LOC136415048 gene encoding carbohydrate sulfotransferase 11-like isoform X1, giving the protein MLMLELRKKHQFLVLVFLAAFLPFYETYPWLEQITRQEDLMLGCENLLLNQPWVRNVSQLSHILVDHDHKLLYCYVPKVACTNWKRVMMVLTGQSNVTNLVDIPSNIAHANSSTIRLSELPESEINKILSEYTLFLIVRHPFERLLSAYRNKFEDNITSSRYFQARYGKHIIKKYRPTATIADQNSGDNVSFAEFVTYLLNEGVDTNEHWTPIYDLCLPCQLNYTFIGHYETLSQDAQTILDMVGAPPVVFPVTRAGHTKDKLKEYFQQLSIFTIEHLYKNYLSDFKLFGYGLEDLLGYDLA; this is encoded by the exons ATGCTGATGctagaattaagaaaaaaacatcaGTTTCTTGTTTTGGTATTCTTAGCAGCCTTCTTGCCTTTTTACG AGACGTACCCTTGGTTGGAACAAATCACTCGACAAGAAGATTTAATGTTGGGGTGTGAAAACTTACTTTTAAATCAACCATGGGTTCGCAACGTATCCCAGTTAAGTCATATTCTAGTGGACCATGACCATAAACTGCTCTACTGCTATGTCCCTAAAGTCGCATGTACTAATTGGAAGCGAGTAATGATGGTCTTGACTGGCCAGTCTAATGTTACCAATCTAGTCGATATACCTTCAAATATAGCCCACGCTAACAGCTCTACTATAAG GTTATCAGAGCTTCCCGAAAGTGAGATTAACAAGATTTTGAGCGAGTatactttgtttttaattgtgaGACATCCGTTCGAAAGGTTGCTCTCGGCATATAggaataaatttgaagataacATTACAAGTTCTAGGTATTTTCAG gCACGTTACGGCaaacacataattaaaaagtatCGCCCAACTGCAACTATCGCCGATCAAAATTCTGGGGACAATGTCTCTTTTGCGGAATTTGTGACCTATCTCCTAAATGAGGGAGTTGACACGAACGAGCATTGGACTCCGATTTATGATTTGTGCCTGCCTTGCCAACTCAACTATACTTTCAtag GACATTACGAAACGTTGTCTCAAGACGCCCAAACCATCCTGGATATGGTGGGGGCTCCTCCAGTAGTTTTTCCAGTGACGCGGGCGGGCCATACTAAGGACAAGCTAAAGGAGTATTTCCAACAACTATCCATTTTTACCATTGAacatttatacaaaaattatctgtCAGATTTTAAGTTATTCGGTTACGGATTGGAGGACTTACTGGGATATGATTTAgcttaa
- the LOC136415048 gene encoding carbohydrate sulfotransferase 11-like isoform X2: MTDLTTTTKPELTTLDEAIDNLSHEDLIEITQSSIKRLIASDSLLSDLPVDVTPEEVLSQIAVIQGQSITVTILRYSETSLSVVVIACTNWKRVMMVLTGQSNVTNLVDIPSNIAHANSSTIRLSELPESEINKILSEYTLFLIVRHPFERLLSAYRNKFEDNITSSRYFQARYGKHIIKKYRPTATIADQNSGDNVSFAEFVTYLLNEGVDTNEHWTPIYDLCLPCQLNYTFIGHYETLSQDAQTILDMVGAPPVVFPVTRAGHTKDKLKEYFQQLSIFTIEHLYKNYLSDFKLFGYGLEDLLGYDLA, encoded by the exons ATGACAGATCTCACTACAACTACTAAACCAGAATTGACTACTCTTGATGAAGCAATTGATAATCTGTCTCATGAAGACTTAATTGAAATAACCCAAAGTAGCATTAAGAGATTGATAGCTTCAGATTCTTTGCTATCTGATTTACCTGTAGATGTGACTCCTGAAGAG GTCTTATCACAAATTGCAGTCATACAAGGTCAGAGTATCACTGTGACTATATTGAGATATTCAGAAACCTCTTTAAGTGTCGtggtaa TCGCATGTACTAATTGGAAGCGAGTAATGATGGTCTTGACTGGCCAGTCTAATGTTACCAATCTAGTCGATATACCTTCAAATATAGCCCACGCTAACAGCTCTACTATAAG GTTATCAGAGCTTCCCGAAAGTGAGATTAACAAGATTTTGAGCGAGTatactttgtttttaattgtgaGACATCCGTTCGAAAGGTTGCTCTCGGCATATAggaataaatttgaagataacATTACAAGTTCTAGGTATTTTCAG gCACGTTACGGCaaacacataattaaaaagtatCGCCCAACTGCAACTATCGCCGATCAAAATTCTGGGGACAATGTCTCTTTTGCGGAATTTGTGACCTATCTCCTAAATGAGGGAGTTGACACGAACGAGCATTGGACTCCGATTTATGATTTGTGCCTGCCTTGCCAACTCAACTATACTTTCAtag GACATTACGAAACGTTGTCTCAAGACGCCCAAACCATCCTGGATATGGTGGGGGCTCCTCCAGTAGTTTTTCCAGTGACGCGGGCGGGCCATACTAAGGACAAGCTAAAGGAGTATTTCCAACAACTATCCATTTTTACCATTGAacatttatacaaaaattatctgtCAGATTTTAAGTTATTCGGTTACGGATTGGAGGACTTACTGGGATATGATTTAgcttaa
- the LOC136415040 gene encoding prestin-like, with the protein MVNEKTPLLQYKSYYFLRDLYHTNEDDAKQNSTDLHIARPIYQLEELHKDAHYEKPYTTVKSKAANYYKSIKPLDCLLNRIPLLRWLPEYNWKRSFTSDIVSGITVAVMHIPQGMAYGLLGNVPPISGIYMAFFPVLVYFFFGTSRHVSMGTFAIVCLMTGKLVSEHTNLEIMANGTQKLLDPNIEPDALKVTNIQVAITVTFGVAILQLIMFTLQLGAVSSLLSDNLVSGFTCASAFHVVCSQLKDLLGLSIGKRRGNFSFIYTVYDAALAMAKPNITALFISLVTCSILILNNEFFKPWLSKKCRMPFPIELVAVFVGTGITYFTGIHQSQNVTTLGYIPTGLPEPIMPVFELLPLIWVDIIVITMVSYTITMSMALIFARKLMYEVDSNQELLAMGLSNCVGSIFSCLPVTASLSRSMIQQTVGGVTQLASVVSSVLLLIVLLWVGPVFETLPRCVLASIIVIALKGMLLQVKDLPRYWRLSRWDGFVWAVTFFTTLLVQISVGLAAGVAASLLSVAAQGLRARASILGRLPGTDLYLEMKRHKATVEVSGLRIIHFVGGLSFASRDSFKDLFIQKVGMDPGAILRKRAKLEQKGIYGSDQEDLIARGIIIDFCSLTFLDPSGVVFLRQLQSDLEKLSISLYIAGCSGQAYEVITNCDRWEKKDSKFLIFPTVHDAVLFAQSNLSIQIKESETLSDKV; encoded by the exons ATGGTTAACGAAAAAACGCCCTTGCTGCAATATAAATCCTACTACTTCCTAAGAGATCT CTATCATACCAACGAAGACGATGCGAAGCAAAACAGCACTGACCTGCATATTGCCAGGCCTATCTACCAGCTCGAGGAGCTCCACAAAGATGCCCATTATGAGAAACCCTATACTACAG TCAAAAGTAAGGCAGCAAACTACTATAAATCCATCAAACCCTTAGACTGCCTCTTAAATAGAATTCCTCTACTCAGATGGCTGCCCGAATACAACTGGAAACGGAGCTTCACGTCGGATATTGTCAGTGGAATTACTGTAGCAGTTATGCATATTCCTCAG GGCATGGCTTATGGTTTGTTGGGAAACGTCCCCCCAATAAGCGGTATCTACATGGCCTTCTTTCCAGTTCTAGTCTACTTCTTCTTCGGCACCTCCAGGCATGTTTCTATGG GTACTTTTGCCATAGTGTGTTTGATGACTGGCAAATTAGTGAGTGAGCACACCAACTTGGAAATCATGGCCAATGGTACTCAAAAATTGCTGGATCCTAACATTGAGCCTGATGCTTTAAAGGTTACGAACATTCAAGTGGCTATTACAGTAACTTTTGGCGTTGCAATTTTACAG CTCATAATGTTTACCTTGCAACTTGGTGCAGTTTCAAGCCTGCTCTCTGATAATTTAGTTAGCGGATTCACGTGCGCTTCTGCCTTCCATGTAGTTTGTTCTCAACTCAAAGATCTTTTGGGTCTCAGCATTGGAAAGAGAAGagggaatttttcttttatttac ACCGTCTATGATGCAGCTTTAGCAATGGCAAAACCCAACATCACAGCTCTATTTATATCTCTAGTCACTTGCTCCATTTTAATACTAAACAATGAGTTCTTTAAG CCATGGCTGTCCAAGAAGTGCAGGATGCCCTTTCCTATAGAGCTTGTAGCAGTGTTTGTTGGCACGGGAATTACTTACTTCACAGGCATTCATCAGAGCCAAAACGTGACTACTTTAGGGTACATTCCTACTGG ACTTCCCGAACCTATAATGCCAGTGTTCGAGCTATTACCTCTCATTTGGGTGGATATAATCGTCATCACCATGGTCTCCTACACCATAACTATGTCTATGGCTTTGATATTTGCCAGGAAACTTATGTACGAGGTTGACTCGAATCAGGAACTTTTAGCAATGGGTCTGAGCAACTGCGTAGGCTCAATCTTCTCCTGCCTTCCAGTAACCGCCTCCCTCTCCAGATCTATGATTCAGCAAACAGTTGGAGGAGTGACCCAACTGGCTAGTGTGGTCAGCAGTGTCCTCCTTCTCATAGTGCTCCTCTGGGTTGGTCCAGTGTTCGAAACCTTGCCCAGATGTGTTTTAGCCAGTATAATTGTAATTGCCCTCAAA GGGATGTTGCTGCAAGTGAAGGACTTACCTCGCTATTGGCGGTTAAGTCGCTGGGATGGTTTCGTCTGGGCAGTGACGTTCTTTACCACGCTATTGGTGCAAATCAGCGTGGGGCTAGCTGCGGGAGTTGCTGCCTCATTGCTGAGTGTAGCTGCCCAGGGTTTAAGGGCAAGGGCGTCTATATTAGGCCGGCTGCCCGGCACCGATTTGTATCTAGAGATGAAGAGGCATAAAGCG acTGTTGAAGTATCTGGTTTAAGAATTATCCACTTTGTTGGAGGTTTAAGTTTTGCTTCAAGGGATTCGTTTAAAGATCTCTTTATTCAGAAGGTTGGCATGGACCCCGGTGCCATTTTAAGAAAGCGAGCAAAGCTAGAACAGAAG GGAATATACGGTAGCGACCAAGAAGACCTAATAGCCAGAGGaataataatagatttttgttcCTTAACGTTTCTGGACCCGTCTGGTGTAGTCTTTCTTAGGCAGCTGCAGTCAGATCTCGAAAAGTTGAGCATCTCTTTGTATATAGCCGGATGCTCAG GTCAAGCCTATGAAGTGATAACCAACTGTGATAGGTGGGAGAAAAAGGACAGCAAATTCCTCATTTTCCCCACAGTTCATGATGCAGTACTTTTCGCTCAGTCAAACCTTTCTATACAGATAAAAGAGAGTGAAACACTGAGCGACAAGGTGTAA